One window of Nocardia sp. NBC_00508 genomic DNA carries:
- a CDS encoding NAD-dependent epimerase/dehydratase family protein: MRVLITGAAGFIGSHLLDRCLEDGHTVTVIDDLSSGDRSRVPDTIALHVTDVADTAAVTEIITDTRPEVIYHLAAQISVRHSVADPYHDARANVLGTLNVVSAATTVGARVILASTGGAMYGDGVQMPTPESVLPQTQAPYGISKYCAEQYLTLHNRLYGGRHIALRLGNVYGPRQDPHGEAGVVAIFCGRIARGEAPTIFGDGKQTRDYVYISDIIDAFIGAADYSGTEAVFNIGSGKGTSVLELLEAVNAAAGASINPQFAPPRDGEWRHGALNSSLATTEMGWRATLSVVDGISRTYGSLSS, encoded by the coding sequence ATGCGCGTACTCATCACCGGCGCCGCCGGGTTCATCGGGTCCCACCTCCTCGACCGGTGCCTGGAGGATGGGCACACCGTCACCGTCATCGATGACCTCTCCAGCGGTGACCGCAGCCGTGTTCCTGACACCATTGCGCTGCACGTCACCGATGTCGCCGACACCGCCGCGGTCACCGAGATCATCACCGACACTCGGCCGGAGGTGATATATCACCTCGCCGCCCAGATCAGCGTGCGGCACTCAGTCGCCGACCCCTACCACGACGCCCGCGCGAACGTGTTGGGCACCCTCAACGTCGTCTCGGCGGCCACGACCGTCGGCGCGCGGGTGATCTTGGCCTCCACTGGAGGAGCCATGTACGGCGACGGCGTGCAGATGCCGACACCGGAGTCTGTACTGCCGCAAACCCAGGCGCCGTATGGGATTTCGAAATACTGCGCCGAGCAGTACCTGACCCTTCACAACCGGCTGTATGGCGGCCGCCATATCGCGCTGCGACTGGGCAATGTGTACGGACCCCGCCAGGATCCACACGGCGAAGCGGGAGTCGTCGCGATCTTCTGCGGGCGCATCGCCCGCGGTGAGGCCCCAACGATCTTCGGCGATGGTAAGCAGACCCGCGACTATGTCTACATCTCCGATATCATCGACGCTTTCATCGGTGCTGCGGACTACAGCGGCACCGAGGCGGTGTTCAACATCGGTTCAGGGAAGGGGACGTCGGTGCTGGAGCTGCTCGAAGCGGTCAACGCCGCTGCCGGAGCCAGCATTAATCCGCAATTCGCACCGCCTCGCGACGGTGAATGGCGCCACGGCGCGCTGAACTCCAGTCTGGCTACCACTGAAATGGGATGGCGCGCAACTCTTTCTGTTGTTGACGGCATCAGCCGAACATACGGCTCGCTCAGTTCATAG
- a CDS encoding formylglycine-generating enzyme family protein translates to MISEATAAVGSPESHLDTIAACQHYPRSWFEDETPQHMVRLDAFAIDRTPVTNAMFAAFVEATGHVTAAERRGYGLVYGRDYWTTVSGICWRHPHPRLDAPRDRPNHPVVHVDHTDATTYAIWAGKRLPSEAEWEHSAHGPDWMAWPWGNTWDRARAVTAEYWAGIEIRDLATWKAWWQPHYESHGPAPATSEVGVLTNGRSPFGVLDMAGNVAEWTATPYLLYDRHRIYDPNYRAVADHGHFVVRGGGWKSFRWQTRTSERIAVSPEYSAPDLGFRCARDLN, encoded by the coding sequence GTGATCTCGGAGGCCACCGCGGCTGTCGGATCACCGGAATCCCACCTCGATACTATCGCGGCTTGCCAGCACTACCCGCGGTCCTGGTTCGAGGACGAGACCCCACAGCACATGGTGCGGCTCGACGCTTTCGCCATCGACCGGACCCCAGTCACCAACGCCATGTTCGCGGCATTCGTCGAAGCGACCGGGCACGTAACCGCTGCCGAGCGTCGCGGCTACGGCCTGGTCTACGGCCGCGACTACTGGACTACCGTGTCGGGCATCTGCTGGAGGCACCCACACCCTCGCCTCGACGCTCCACGCGACCGGCCCAACCATCCTGTCGTGCACGTCGATCACACCGATGCCACCACCTACGCGATCTGGGCAGGCAAACGGTTGCCGAGCGAGGCCGAATGGGAGCACAGCGCTCACGGCCCGGACTGGATGGCGTGGCCGTGGGGCAACACCTGGGACCGGGCTCGTGCCGTCACTGCCGAATACTGGGCTGGCATTGAGATCCGCGATCTGGCGACGTGGAAAGCGTGGTGGCAACCCCACTACGAGTCTCACGGGCCCGCCCCCGCCACCAGCGAGGTCGGCGTACTCACCAATGGCCGTTCCCCATTCGGGGTGCTGGACATGGCAGGCAATGTCGCGGAATGGACCGCCACGCCATACCTGCTCTACGACCGGCACCGAATCTACGATCCCAACTACCGAGCTGTCGCCGATCATGGGCACTTCGTCGTGCGCGGCGGCGGCTGGAAGTCGTTTCGCTGGCAGACCCGCACTAGTGAACGCATCGCGGTAAGCCCCGAGTACTCGGCCCCTGATCTCGGTTTTCGATGCGCCCGCGACCTCAACTGA
- the rplO gene encoding 50S ribosomal protein L15, giving the protein MTIKLHHLRPAPGAKTEKTRVGRGEGSKGKTAGRGTKGTKARKNVPAAFEGGQMPLHMRLPKLKGFTNPFRTEYQVVNVGAIAKLFPEGGEVGKAELVAAGAVRKNQLVKVLGDGEIGVAVQVTVDKVTGSAKEKITAAGGTVTELG; this is encoded by the coding sequence ATGACCATCAAGTTGCATCACCTGCGTCCGGCTCCCGGCGCCAAGACCGAGAAGACCCGGGTGGGTCGCGGTGAGGGCTCCAAGGGCAAGACCGCGGGCCGTGGTACCAAGGGCACCAAGGCGCGCAAGAACGTGCCTGCCGCCTTCGAGGGTGGGCAGATGCCGCTGCACATGCGGCTGCCCAAGCTCAAGGGCTTCACGAACCCGTTCCGCACGGAATACCAGGTCGTGAATGTCGGCGCCATCGCGAAGCTGTTCCCCGAGGGCGGCGAGGTCGGCAAGGCCGAGCTCGTGGCCGCCGGCGCGGTTCGGAAGAACCAGCTGGTCAAAGTCCTCGGCGACGGCGAGATCGGCGTCGCGGTCCAGGTGACCGTGGACAAGGTCACCGGCTCGGCGAAGGAGAAGATCACCGCCGCCGGTGGCACCGTCACCGAGCTGGGCTGA
- a CDS encoding PIG-L deacetylase family protein, with amino-acid sequence MVTDWGGVRALVIAPHADDEVIGCGGLISRIKRAGGQVHVLYLSVDGLTEYSAAGGSSTRQRLSEIQQVARFLSLDSWHVARIGEEATLRLDTSPRAELVSLLEGRPPHPVALPVLRPDVVLIPEVTSYNQDHHAVARAALTALRPGPETFRHQPALVLAYEEVADFWSGATVPAAARSIFVELSAGDLDRKIAGLSLYASQWRDHPHTRSEPALRGLAAVRGAHSGFAYAEAFQCLRWRG; translated from the coding sequence GTGGTGACCGACTGGGGTGGTGTGCGTGCGCTGGTGATCGCGCCGCACGCCGACGACGAAGTGATTGGCTGCGGGGGGTTGATCTCGCGGATCAAGCGCGCGGGTGGCCAGGTGCATGTGCTGTACCTGAGTGTCGACGGGCTCACCGAGTACTCGGCGGCGGGTGGCTCGTCGACCCGGCAGCGCCTCAGCGAGATCCAGCAGGTCGCCCGATTCTTGTCGCTCGACAGCTGGCATGTGGCGCGGATAGGTGAAGAGGCGACCCTGCGATTGGACACCTCCCCCCGCGCTGAGCTGGTCAGCCTGCTGGAGGGTCGCCCACCGCACCCGGTGGCGCTGCCGGTCCTGCGGCCGGACGTGGTGCTGATCCCGGAAGTCACCAGCTACAACCAGGACCATCATGCGGTCGCACGCGCAGCGTTGACCGCACTGCGACCAGGCCCGGAGACCTTCCGGCATCAGCCGGCGCTGGTGTTGGCCTATGAGGAAGTCGCCGACTTCTGGTCAGGTGCCACCGTGCCTGCCGCCGCTCGCAGCATCTTCGTCGAGCTGTCTGCAGGGGATCTTGACCGCAAGATCGCCGGATTGAGCCTGTACGCCAGCCAGTGGCGCGACCATCCCCATACTCGCTCGGAACCTGCCCTACGCGGGCTGGCCGCTGTGCGGGGCGCGCACAGCGGGTTCGCCTACGCCGAAGCCTTCCAGTGCCTGCGGTGGAGGGGATGA
- a CDS encoding nucleotide sugar dehydrogenase, whose protein sequence is MTVARTVRVAVLGCGYVGLPVALLAVAAGHEVIAFDTDPDRIDRLAAGDSYISDIAASEVRAALASNRLHPTHASDALGGFDIALITVPTPLRDAHPDLSLVQAAAAMIAPHVRPGCAVVLESSTYPGTTEEIVAPILESHGLRVGHDFFLGYSPERINPGVGLAGLRAVPKIVAGVDAAATEVIAEFWCGLVHKVVLAPNVRTAELSKLLENAFRLVNVSLVNELARYAGAMGASVWDALDLAATKPFGFTRFTPSPGAGGHCLPVDTRYLAWRVRDVSGRAAALMETALRINDTQPVYVAQRIAKGLLRRGGAPIEAAHIVVVGITYKAGVPDLRESSALKVISELTGKGARVVAVDPVARDVPMVRPQVTRELAGTADAVVVLVAHDGLDLDAIASARYVFDACGLMPTRADNIERL, encoded by the coding sequence ATGACGGTGGCCAGGACTGTGCGGGTGGCCGTGCTCGGCTGCGGCTACGTGGGGCTCCCGGTCGCGTTGCTGGCGGTCGCGGCTGGTCACGAGGTGATCGCATTCGACACCGACCCCGATCGGATCGACCGCCTCGCCGCGGGCGACTCCTACATCAGTGACATCGCCGCTAGCGAAGTGCGCGCCGCGCTCGCATCGAACCGATTGCATCCGACACACGCCTCGGATGCATTGGGCGGCTTCGACATCGCGTTGATCACCGTGCCGACGCCGCTGCGCGACGCTCACCCGGATCTGAGTCTGGTGCAGGCAGCGGCCGCGATGATTGCGCCGCATGTGCGTCCGGGATGCGCGGTCGTGCTGGAGTCATCGACCTATCCGGGCACGACCGAGGAGATCGTGGCGCCGATCCTCGAATCGCACGGACTTCGGGTGGGCCACGACTTCTTCCTCGGTTACTCCCCAGAGCGGATCAACCCCGGCGTGGGGCTCGCGGGGCTGCGGGCTGTCCCGAAGATAGTCGCCGGAGTCGATGCGGCGGCGACGGAGGTGATCGCCGAGTTCTGGTGCGGGCTTGTGCATAAGGTCGTGCTCGCTCCGAACGTCCGTACGGCCGAGCTGTCCAAGCTGCTCGAGAACGCGTTTCGGCTGGTGAATGTGTCACTGGTGAATGAACTCGCGCGTTATGCGGGCGCGATGGGCGCCAGCGTGTGGGATGCGCTCGATTTGGCGGCGACCAAGCCCTTCGGATTCACCCGGTTCACGCCCAGCCCCGGTGCGGGCGGGCATTGCCTGCCGGTCGATACCCGTTATTTGGCATGGCGGGTTCGCGATGTCTCTGGTCGTGCCGCGGCGCTGATGGAGACCGCGCTGCGGATCAACGACACCCAGCCCGTCTACGTTGCGCAACGCATCGCGAAAGGTTTGCTCCGGCGCGGCGGGGCGCCGATCGAGGCGGCGCACATCGTGGTTGTCGGGATCACCTACAAGGCCGGTGTGCCAGATCTGCGGGAGTCGAGCGCGCTAAAGGTGATTAGCGAACTGACCGGGAAGGGGGCGCGAGTCGTCGCGGTCGATCCAGTCGCCCGCGACGTGCCGATGGTTCGTCCGCAGGTGACCCGGGAGCTAGCGGGCACCGCGGATGCGGTGGTCGTGCTGGTCGCCCACGACGGGCTGGACCTGGACGCGATCGCGTCCGCCCGCTACGTCTTTGACGCCTGCGGGCTCATGCCCACCCGCGCAGACAACATCGAACGTCTTTGA
- the rplF gene encoding 50S ribosomal protein L6: MSRIGKKPIAIPTGVDVAIDGQDVSVKGPKGTLSLTIAEPITVAKEDGQLQVGRPDDERRSRALHGLTRTLVSNMIVGVTQGYEKKMEIFGVGYRVALKGQNLEFALGYSHPVPIEAPEGITFAVESPTKFSVSGIDKQKVGQISAVIHGLRKPDPYKGKGIRYAGEVVRRKVGKTGK, translated from the coding sequence ATGTCGCGTATTGGTAAGAAGCCCATCGCCATCCCAACCGGTGTCGATGTCGCCATCGACGGCCAGGACGTGTCGGTGAAGGGGCCCAAGGGCACCCTGTCGCTGACCATCGCCGAGCCGATCACCGTCGCCAAAGAGGACGGCCAGCTCCAGGTCGGCCGTCCGGACGACGAGCGCCGCAGCCGCGCGCTGCACGGCCTGACCCGCACCCTCGTGTCGAACATGATCGTCGGTGTGACCCAGGGCTACGAGAAGAAGATGGAAATCTTCGGCGTCGGTTACCGCGTCGCGCTCAAGGGCCAGAACCTCGAGTTCGCCCTCGGCTACAGCCACCCGGTGCCGATCGAGGCGCCCGAGGGCATCACCTTCGCGGTGGAATCGCCCACCAAGTTCTCCGTGTCCGGAATCGACAAGCAGAAGGTCGGCCAGATTTCGGCGGTCATCCACGGCCTGCGCAAGCCCGACCCGTACAAGGGCAAGGGCATCCGCTACGCCGGCGAGGTCGTTCGCCGCAAGGTCGGAAAGACGGGTAAGTGA
- a CDS encoding NAD-dependent epimerase/dehydratase family protein, with the protein MTITRHVAVTGGGGFIGSHLCRALLDRGDRVTAIDNFCTGHEANIDPILDESQFRLQLGDICDPDTFAGITDITDIVHLACPASPKANAAMPIDTIRAATVGTLNVLELAHHVGARCVVASSSEVYGDPLVHPQAEDYRGNCDPVGAHSAYTEGKRVAEAAAAAYQRIGANVGIVRPFNVYGPNMWPDDGRVIAAFCSAALRGETLRLEGGGTQTRSLVWVGDFIAGLIAMLDSEEAGPINLGSTDEITIADLAQLVIDRAGSGSVQIAPGRDEVVAVRRPDITRAHTLLGWQPHTCLADGLTITVQWMRAVLQP; encoded by the coding sequence TTGACCATCACCAGGCATGTTGCCGTCACCGGGGGCGGCGGATTCATCGGCTCGCACCTGTGCCGGGCCCTGCTCGATCGCGGCGACCGTGTCACCGCCATCGACAACTTCTGCACCGGGCACGAAGCCAATATCGACCCGATCCTCGATGAGTCGCAGTTCAGGCTGCAGCTCGGCGATATCTGCGACCCCGACACTTTTGCTGGCATCACCGACATCACCGACATCGTGCACCTGGCGTGCCCGGCCTCACCGAAGGCCAACGCCGCGATGCCGATCGATACCATTCGCGCCGCCACGGTGGGCACGCTGAACGTACTCGAACTAGCCCATCACGTCGGGGCGCGCTGTGTGGTCGCGTCCTCCTCCGAGGTCTACGGCGATCCGCTGGTACATCCGCAGGCCGAGGACTACCGCGGCAATTGTGATCCGGTCGGCGCACACAGCGCCTATACCGAAGGCAAGCGGGTCGCTGAGGCGGCCGCCGCGGCCTACCAGCGGATCGGAGCGAACGTAGGAATCGTGCGTCCGTTCAACGTGTACGGGCCGAACATGTGGCCTGACGACGGTCGTGTCATCGCCGCTTTTTGCTCGGCGGCGCTGCGCGGGGAAACACTGCGGTTGGAGGGCGGCGGCACGCAAACCCGATCGCTGGTATGGGTTGGCGACTTTATAGCTGGGCTGATCGCCATGCTCGACAGTGAGGAGGCCGGGCCGATCAATCTCGGCTCGACCGATGAGATCACCATTGCTGACCTCGCGCAGCTGGTGATCGACCGGGCCGGATCGGGGTCGGTGCAGATCGCACCCGGCCGTGACGAGGTGGTGGCGGTGCGGCGACCGGACATCACCCGTGCCCACACGCTGCTCGGTTGGCAGCCCCACACGTGTCTGGCCGACGGGCTCACCATTACGGTCCAGTGGATGCGGGCGGTGTTGCAGCCGTGA
- a CDS encoding MoaD/ThiS family protein — translation MTVRFVLPASWSTLARADLSQLSCNASTVEQALRWLIESHPMFAERVFTEEGALAPWTIVCLNHIHILDPSTAISDGDHELQIIPALMGG, via the coding sequence GTGACCGTCCGATTCGTGTTGCCCGCCAGCTGGTCCACACTCGCCAGGGCTGACCTGTCCCAGTTGTCCTGCAACGCCAGCACTGTTGAGCAGGCACTCAGGTGGCTGATCGAGAGCCACCCGATGTTCGCCGAGCGCGTTTTCACCGAAGAGGGGGCTCTCGCGCCGTGGACGATCGTGTGCCTCAACCATATACACATCCTCGACCCGAGCACTGCGATTTCCGACGGCGACCACGAACTCCAGATCATCCCGGCGCTGATGGGAGGCTGA
- a CDS encoding NUDIX hydrolase, with translation MSHAEPPLYQRDPEAWKQHLAEGNARQARKRVGADALLTDSDGRILLVNPSYKPNWDIPGGMAEANEPPDTTVRRELEEELGLTLSAAHLPLLCVDWVSPHGPWDDSLMMIFDGGVLTATQLSNLRLVDGELDEFGFVDLQHAQQVLRPYVWRRLDAAVRARTTGATAYLRDGRPD, from the coding sequence ATGAGCCACGCCGAACCGCCGCTGTACCAGCGCGATCCCGAGGCGTGGAAACAGCATCTCGCCGAAGGAAACGCACGCCAAGCACGCAAGCGAGTCGGTGCTGACGCCCTGTTGACCGATTCCGACGGCCGTATCCTGCTGGTCAACCCCAGCTACAAACCCAACTGGGACATTCCGGGTGGGATGGCGGAAGCCAACGAGCCGCCAGACACCACTGTCCGACGCGAACTCGAAGAAGAACTGGGACTCACCTTGAGCGCCGCGCATCTACCGTTGCTGTGCGTCGACTGGGTCTCCCCGCACGGCCCGTGGGACGACAGCCTGATGATGATCTTCGATGGCGGGGTACTCACCGCGACGCAGTTATCAAACCTGCGGCTCGTCGACGGCGAGCTGGACGAGTTCGGATTCGTCGATCTCCAGCACGCCCAGCAGGTGCTGCGACCATACGTCTGGCGGCGACTGGACGCAGCAGTACGCGCACGAACGACAGGCGCCACAGCGTACTTGCGCGACGGGCGTCCTGACTGA
- the rpmD gene encoding 50S ribosomal protein L30: MAELKVTQIKSSIGAKKNQRDSLRTLGLRGIRKTVIREDNAQNRGLINVVRHLVTVEEV; this comes from the coding sequence ATGGCAGAACTCAAGGTGACCCAGATCAAGAGTTCGATCGGCGCCAAGAAGAATCAGCGGGACAGTCTGCGGACGCTCGGTCTGCGCGGCATTCGCAAGACCGTGATCCGCGAGGACAACGCCCAGAACCGCGGGCTGATCAACGTCGTGCGCCACCTCGTGACCGTTGAGGAGGTCTGA
- the rplR gene encoding 50S ribosomal protein L18 — protein sequence MAQTEIQKAKRIPVGKDVSTQRRLSKTRRHFRLRKKVAGTTERPRLVVNRSARHLHAQLVDDSVGKTIAAASTIEADVRALDGDKSARSKKVGQLLAERAKAAGVEAVVFDRGGHDYHGRIAALADAAREGGLKF from the coding sequence ATGGCGCAAACCGAAATCCAGAAGGCCAAGCGCATCCCCGTGGGCAAGGACGTGTCGACCCAGCGCCGTCTGTCGAAGACGCGCCGTCACTTCCGCCTGCGCAAGAAGGTCGCCGGCACCACCGAGCGCCCGCGTCTGGTGGTCAACCGCTCCGCGCGGCACCTGCACGCGCAGCTGGTCGACGACTCGGTCGGCAAGACCATCGCCGCCGCCTCGACCATCGAGGCCGACGTGCGTGCGCTCGACGGCGACAAGTCGGCCAGGAGCAAGAAGGTCGGCCAGCTGCTGGCCGAGCGTGCCAAGGCCGCCGGTGTCGAGGCCGTCGTGTTCGACCGTGGTGGCCACGACTACCACGGCCGCATCGCCGCGCTGGCCGACGCCGCTCGCGAAGGTGGGTTGAAATTCTGA
- a CDS encoding Uma2 family endonuclease, translating to MSSPSTERPDLPEAMTWEELEHLPEEIAEQIELWNGRVVQLSRGPAAHQGLIFALTNALQRCADEQLQSTWRVDTDTKVFFGETGMSDFASPDFVAYRPVDATCQESRAKDVLLVGEILPPPHTQPDRYSRQARYAKAGIPWYWEVTLKRRNSTIALVRAYALETSPGKLPPGVRPLYPSNYLLVGKWSPKDSDAIAIDFPFPIHIPWSNLKF from the coding sequence ATGTCGAGCCCAAGCACCGAACGACCCGACCTCCCTGAGGCCATGACTTGGGAGGAACTCGAGCACCTGCCGGAGGAGATCGCCGAGCAGATCGAGTTGTGGAACGGGCGGGTTGTTCAGCTATCGCGGGGGCCTGCTGCGCACCAGGGTTTGATATTCGCGTTGACCAATGCATTGCAGCGATGCGCGGATGAGCAGCTACAAAGCACCTGGCGCGTCGACACTGACACCAAAGTGTTCTTCGGCGAGACCGGAATGTCCGACTTTGCCAGTCCCGACTTCGTGGCCTACCGACCCGTGGATGCCACCTGCCAAGAGAGCCGCGCCAAGGACGTCTTGCTGGTCGGCGAGATCCTTCCTCCGCCGCACACCCAGCCGGACCGGTACTCCAGGCAAGCGCGCTACGCCAAAGCAGGCATCCCCTGGTACTGGGAAGTGACGCTGAAGCGCCGTAACAGCACCATCGCACTGGTCCGCGCTTACGCACTCGAGACCAGCCCCGGCAAGCTCCCACCCGGCGTCCGCCCGCTGTACCCGTCGAACTATCTATTGGTCGGCAAGTGGTCGCCGAAAGATTCCGACGCCATCGCCATCGACTTCCCGTTCCCCATCCACATCCCTTGGTCGAATCTCAAGTTCTGA
- a CDS encoding helix-turn-helix domain-containing protein, with protein MASSTRNQIARLVPPGFWDAPAIHAALASRHMGRVIAAYRNHPAHGRPLSQTEVASWVGLTQGQLSRIENGPPLADLGKLVQWAKVLTIPANLLWFQLPGQSTPTAPAAPAPSNGPFRLVHVPATTDGDNDLAAMHTFRSADRTLGGGHLYAAVLNYLHTDIGPRMFGGGPDNDDTRGLFISAAGLTEMAGWMAHDAGFDQQADRHFRRALDLAVIGRDHQLHVHVLASRTHLALGRRDPTQARRHATDAETVLARAGRPPALVARVAALQARTHAALGHHREALLMLDRATTGLSAHDTPVSSPWVSHFDDASLASDAARCLRTLGNPREATRHLHRIIELRLEGTRAHAFAKLSLTSILIQQGHPDEACAMATDAVNAIATVNSHVITSQLHQLGAQLEPYRSSAAVREFADKLSHVIGERTSMHRSATIR; from the coding sequence ATGGCCAGCTCGACCAGGAACCAGATCGCACGCCTAGTGCCGCCCGGATTCTGGGATGCGCCCGCGATCCATGCAGCGCTCGCTTCCCGCCACATGGGCAGAGTGATCGCGGCCTACCGCAACCATCCCGCACACGGTCGGCCCCTCTCTCAAACCGAGGTCGCGTCTTGGGTTGGCCTGACCCAAGGACAGTTGAGCCGGATCGAGAACGGGCCCCCACTCGCCGACCTGGGCAAGCTAGTCCAGTGGGCCAAGGTACTCACGATCCCTGCGAACCTGCTTTGGTTCCAACTTCCCGGCCAGTCCACCCCGACCGCGCCCGCCGCGCCCGCGCCAAGCAACGGACCATTTCGGCTCGTGCACGTCCCGGCCACAACCGACGGCGACAACGACCTCGCAGCGATGCATACGTTCCGCTCCGCCGACCGCACGCTCGGTGGCGGCCACCTCTACGCTGCTGTGCTGAACTACCTCCACACAGACATCGGCCCCCGGATGTTCGGCGGCGGCCCCGACAATGACGACACACGAGGTCTGTTCATCTCCGCGGCCGGCCTCACCGAAATGGCGGGCTGGATGGCCCACGACGCCGGGTTCGACCAGCAGGCCGATCGACACTTCCGGCGCGCCCTCGACCTTGCCGTCATTGGGCGTGACCACCAGCTCCACGTCCATGTCCTCGCCAGCCGCACTCACCTGGCCTTGGGCCGCCGCGACCCGACACAGGCGCGTCGCCACGCCACTGACGCGGAGACGGTGCTCGCGCGAGCAGGTCGCCCGCCCGCGTTGGTCGCCCGGGTAGCCGCTCTGCAGGCCCGCACCCATGCCGCGCTCGGCCATCACCGCGAGGCACTCCTTATGCTCGACCGGGCCACCACCGGTCTGTCCGCACATGACACACCGGTGTCCTCGCCATGGGTGAGCCACTTCGATGACGCATCCCTGGCCAGCGACGCCGCACGCTGCCTGCGAACCCTTGGTAATCCCAGGGAAGCCACACGCCACCTCCACCGCATTATCGAGCTGCGACTCGAGGGCACCCGAGCGCACGCATTCGCGAAACTGTCGCTTACCTCGATCCTCATCCAGCAAGGACACCCCGACGAGGCATGCGCCATGGCCACCGACGCGGTCAACGCCATCGCTACCGTCAACTCGCACGTAATCACCAGCCAACTGCATCAGCTCGGTGCCCAACTCGAGCCCTATCGCAGCAGTGCTGCGGTGAGAGAATTCGCTGACAAGCTCAGCCATGTGATCGGCGAGAGGACCTCCATGCACCGATCAGCGACAATCCGATGA
- the rpsH gene encoding 30S ribosomal protein S8: MTMTDPIADFLTRLRNANSAYHDQVKAPHSKLKANIAEILKREGYIADYRTEDAQVGKTLIVDLKYGPSRERSLAGVRRVSKPGLRVYAKSTNLPKVLGGLGVAIISTSSGLLTDKQAAKQGVGGEVLAYVW, from the coding sequence ATGACCATGACGGATCCGATCGCAGACTTTCTGACACGTCTGCGCAACGCCAACTCGGCGTACCACGATCAGGTGAAGGCTCCGCACTCGAAGCTCAAGGCGAACATCGCCGAGATCCTCAAGCGCGAGGGCTACATCGCCGATTACCGGACCGAGGACGCACAGGTGGGCAAGACGCTCATCGTCGACCTCAAGTACGGCCCGAGCCGTGAGCGCAGCCTCGCCGGCGTGCGCCGTGTCTCCAAGCCCGGTCTGCGCGTGTACGCGAAATCCACCAACCTGCCCAAGGTGCTCGGCGGCCTCGGCGTGGCGATCATCTCCACGTCCTCCGGCCTGCTGACCGATAAGCAGGCGGCCAAGCAGGGCGTGGGCGGCGAAGTCCTCGCTTACGTCTGGTAA
- the rpsE gene encoding 30S ribosomal protein S5 has product MPGRQRRDGGSGPAGQNGSAPEGGRGDRRGGGDRRGGGGDRRDSGAEKNQLERVVAINRVSKVVKGGRRFSFTALVIVGDGNGLVGVGYGKAKEVPAAIQKGVEEARKNFFRVPMIGSTITHPVQGEAAAGVVMLRPASPGTGVIAGGAARAVLECAGIHDILAKSLGSDNAINVVHATVTALKLLQRPEEVAARRGLPLEDVAPAGMLRARAQAAGGVK; this is encoded by the coding sequence ATGCCGGGACGTCAGAGGCGTGACGGCGGAAGCGGACCCGCCGGACAGAATGGCAGTGCCCCCGAGGGCGGCCGCGGCGACCGTCGCGGTGGCGGCGACCGTCGTGGTGGCGGCGGCGACCGTCGCGACAGCGGCGCCGAGAAGAATCAGCTCGAGCGGGTCGTCGCGATCAACCGCGTCTCCAAGGTCGTGAAGGGTGGTCGGCGCTTCAGCTTCACCGCCCTCGTGATCGTCGGTGACGGCAACGGTCTGGTCGGCGTCGGCTACGGCAAGGCCAAGGAAGTTCCCGCGGCCATCCAGAAGGGTGTCGAAGAGGCTCGCAAGAACTTCTTCCGCGTCCCGATGATCGGCTCCACCATCACGCACCCGGTTCAGGGTGAGGCGGCGGCCGGTGTGGTCATGCTGCGCCCGGCCTCGCCGGGTACCGGTGTGATCGCCGGTGGCGCGGCTCGTGCCGTGCTGGAGTGTGCCGGTATCCACGACATTCTGGCGAAGTCGCTCGGTAGCGACAACGCCATCAACGTCGTGCACGCGACTGTTACTGCCCTCAAGCTGCTGCAGCGTCCGGAAGAGGTCGCGGCTCGCCGTGGCCTGCCGCTCGAGGACGTCGCTCCGGCCGGCATGCTGCGTGCGCGCGCTCAGGCTGCCGGAGGTGTCAAGTAA